A window from Mastomys coucha isolate ucsf_1 unplaced genomic scaffold, UCSF_Mcou_1 pScaffold2, whole genome shotgun sequence encodes these proteins:
- the Olig3 gene encoding oligodendrocyte transcription factor 3, protein MNSDSSSVSSRASSPDMDEMYLRDHHHRHHHHHQESRLNSVSSTQGDMVQKMPGESLSRAGAKAAGESSKYKIKKQLSEQDLQQLRLKINGRERKRMHDLNLAMDGLREVMPYAHGPSVRKLSKIATLLLARNYILMLTSSLEEMKRLVGEIYGGHHSAFHCGTVGHSAGHPAHAANAVHPVHPILGGALSSGNASSPLSAASLPTIGTIRPPHSLLKAPSTPPALQLGSGFQHWAGLPCPCTICQMPPPPHLSALSTANMARLSAESKDLLK, encoded by the coding sequence ATGAATTCTGATTCGAGCTCTGTCTCCAGCAGAGCGTCATCTCCGGACATGGATGAGATGTACCTAAGagaccaccaccaccgccaccaccaccaccaccaggagaGCCGTCTTAACTCGGTCTCCTCCACACAGGGCGATATGGTGCAGAAGATGCCTGGGGAAAGCCTCTCGCGGGCAGGCGCCAAGGCTGCAGGAGAAAGCAGCAAGTACAAAATCAAGAAGCAGCTGTCGGAGCAGGATCTTCAGCAGTTGAGGCTGAAGATCAATGGACGCGAACGCAAGAGGATGCACGACCTGAACCTCGCCATGGATGGTCTGCGCGAGGTCATGCCCTATGCGCACGGGCCCTCGGTGCGCAAGCTCTCCAAGATCGCTACTCTGCTTCTAGCCAGAAACTACATCCTCATGCTCACCAGCTCCCTGGAAGAGATGAAGAGGTTGGTTGGAGAGATCTACGGGGGACACCACTCGGCTTTCCACTGTGGGACTGTGGGACATTCGGCCGGCCACCCGGCACATGCAGCCAACGCCGTGCACCCGGTGCACCCGATCCTGGGCGGCGCGCTCTCCTCTGGCAATGCCTCGTCCCCGCTGTCCGCCGCCTCCCTGCCGACCATTGGCACCATCCGACCTCCCCACTCACTGCTCAAGGCGCCCTCTACGCCACCCGCGCTACAGCTGGGCAGCGGCTTCCAGCACTGGGCGGGGCTGCCCTGTCCCTGCACCATCTGCCAGATGCCACCGCCGCCGCACCTGTCGGCTCTCTCCACCGCCAACATGGCCCGACTTTCGGCCGAATCCAAGGACTTGCTCAAGTGA